One stretch of Clavibacter californiensis DNA includes these proteins:
- a CDS encoding DUF3499 family protein: MTNRPCSRVGCTGGATTTLTYVYADSMAVLGPLSHDSEPHSYDLCDRHAARLSAPQGWQIVRHGVLGEVGS, from the coding sequence ATGACGAACAGGCCCTGCTCCCGCGTCGGCTGCACCGGCGGCGCCACGACCACCCTCACCTACGTCTACGCGGACTCCATGGCCGTCCTCGGTCCCCTCAGCCACGACTCCGAGCCGCACAGCTACGATCTCTGCGACCGCCACGCGGCCCGTCTCTCGGCCCCGCAGGGCTGGCAGATCGTCCGGCACGGGGTGCTCGGTGAGGTAGGTTCCTGA